The following proteins are co-located in the Paenibacillus sp. J23TS9 genome:
- the hslO gene encoding Hsp33 family molecular chaperone HslO, with product MDNKQDRLIRGTAMGGRVRAFAVRTTGLVEELRRRHDTWPTATAALGRTLTAAAMMGTMLKGEEQLTIQVQGNGPIGQIVVDANAKGDVRGYVNEPHVHLPSNSMGKLDVAGAVGREGYLHVTKDLGMKEPYRGSIPIVSGELGEDFTYYFAVSEQTPSAVGLGVLVAPDNSVIVAGGFIVQLLPGLTDEEISLIEQAVGAMPPVTSLLDQGLELDEMLRRLLPDVEILEQMDVQFQCKCSRDRVEQTLVSLGKSELEQLIEEDGKAEVVCHFCNEAYTFEKDELQQILEKAIH from the coding sequence ATGGATAATAAACAAGATCGCCTCATCCGAGGCACCGCAATGGGCGGACGCGTCCGGGCCTTCGCAGTAAGAACGACCGGTCTCGTTGAGGAGCTGCGCCGAAGACATGATACATGGCCAACCGCTACAGCGGCTTTGGGGCGTACATTGACGGCCGCAGCCATGATGGGCACCATGCTCAAAGGTGAAGAGCAGCTGACCATTCAGGTACAAGGCAATGGTCCCATTGGCCAGATTGTCGTCGATGCGAACGCCAAAGGCGATGTGCGGGGTTATGTGAACGAACCGCATGTCCACCTTCCAAGCAACAGTATGGGGAAGTTGGATGTAGCCGGAGCGGTAGGCCGCGAAGGTTATTTGCATGTTACTAAGGATTTGGGGATGAAAGAGCCATACCGCGGCAGCATACCCATTGTCTCTGGTGAGCTTGGCGAAGACTTTACGTATTATTTTGCCGTTTCGGAGCAAACGCCTTCGGCTGTAGGATTGGGTGTACTCGTTGCTCCCGACAACTCTGTTATTGTGGCTGGCGGCTTTATTGTGCAGCTTCTGCCGGGGCTCACTGATGAGGAAATCTCTTTGATCGAGCAGGCTGTTGGCGCTATGCCGCCGGTAACATCACTTCTTGATCAGGGGCTGGAGCTTGATGAAATGCTGCGTCGGCTTCTGCCGGATGTGGAGATCCTGGAACAAATGGATGTCCAATTTCAGTGCAAATGCTCACGTGATCGTGTGGAACAGACCCTCGTCAGCCTTGGCAAAAGTGAATTGGAGCAGTTAATTGAAGAGGATGGCAAGGCGGAAGTGGTATGTCATTTTTGCAATGAAGCCTATACGTTTGAAAAAGACGAGCTGCAGCAGATTTTAGAAAAAGCAATTCATTAA
- a CDS encoding peptidyl-prolyl cis-trans isomerase, with product MMTRQEKALWAAVIILAAGVLFMGSLIVIRGLKPAGSVHESEEEQRGLDAVASFDGQIITEDEWVRELKRARGHEVLLQMLNQKAVSTEAKALRIQVTPEEIAEKVHEDASGYESEDAYYQAMSVQLGMTSEDVRAEAAYQLTLEKIAIVNIHISDDEVNRYVDQHEEEFEPKRQYELAWIKLKSRKEANRTLDRLEQGEDFGSLAGELSLDEYTRMQGGRLGMIEEDDPFVPGELLSAAKDLEAGDIAGPIELKDDGYAVMRVIDIVKTGERSSGEIRASVRKQLALNEAVPLTQLEASLRDKYGAKLITKPTPEEGAK from the coding sequence ATGATGACCCGACAAGAAAAGGCGCTTTGGGCCGCAGTCATCATTTTGGCAGCGGGCGTGTTGTTCATGGGGAGCCTGATCGTCATCCGCGGGTTAAAGCCGGCGGGATCCGTGCATGAGTCGGAAGAGGAGCAGAGAGGGCTCGATGCAGTGGCATCTTTTGACGGCCAGATCATTACGGAAGATGAGTGGGTCAGGGAGCTGAAGCGGGCGCGTGGGCATGAAGTGCTTTTGCAGATGCTGAATCAGAAAGCGGTATCCACTGAGGCGAAAGCACTTCGGATACAGGTTACACCGGAGGAGATCGCAGAAAAGGTTCATGAGGATGCCAGTGGGTACGAATCGGAAGACGCTTACTACCAGGCCATGTCGGTACAGCTGGGAATGACCTCCGAAGATGTCAGGGCGGAGGCGGCCTATCAACTGACGCTTGAAAAAATAGCAATCGTCAATATCCATATTAGCGATGATGAGGTTAACCGTTATGTTGACCAGCATGAGGAGGAGTTTGAACCCAAGAGGCAATATGAGCTGGCCTGGATCAAACTCAAAAGCCGTAAGGAAGCGAATAGGACGCTGGACCGACTTGAGCAAGGGGAAGATTTCGGCAGCCTGGCCGGAGAACTGTCTCTTGACGAGTACACCCGTATGCAGGGTGGAAGGCTGGGGATGATAGAGGAAGATGATCCGTTTGTTCCTGGGGAGCTTCTGAGCGCAGCGAAGGATTTGGAGGCGGGAGATATTGCCGGACCAATCGAGCTGAAAGACGATGGATATGCAGTGATGCGGGTTATCGATATTGTGAAGACAGGGGAACGGAGCAGCGGGGAAATCCGCGCCAGTGTCCGTAAGCAGCTAGCCCTTAATGAGGCCGTTCCACTGACGCAGCTGGAGGCCAGCTTGAGAGATAAGTACGGAGCCAAACTAATCACGAAACCAACCCCTGAAGAGGGTGCCAAATAA
- the cysK gene encoding cysteine synthase A produces MAKVVNNVTELIGSTPLVRLNRLAPEDSAEIYLKLEYQNPGSSVKDRIAISIVEEAEKDGTLKPGGTIVEATSGNTGIGLAMVAAAKGYKSVIVMPETMSLERRNLLRAYGAELVLTPGAEGMNGAVKKAEEIVSENPGYFMAEQFKNPANVKIHRETTGPEIVEAIESIGGTLDAFVAGIGTGGTISGAGEVLKQSFPNVKIVAVEPAASPILSGGKPGPHKIQGLGANFIPDILNREIYDEIIHVENDEAFDTARRVAKEEGVLAGISSGAAVFAALKVAKELGKGKRVVVIIPSNGERYLSTPLYNFEG; encoded by the coding sequence ATGGCTAAAGTCGTTAATAATGTTACTGAACTCATCGGTAGTACACCACTCGTTCGTTTGAACCGTTTGGCTCCGGAAGACAGCGCAGAAATCTATCTCAAACTTGAATACCAAAACCCGGGCTCCAGCGTGAAGGACCGGATTGCTATCAGCATCGTTGAAGAAGCGGAGAAAGACGGGACTTTGAAACCGGGCGGTACGATCGTTGAAGCAACGAGCGGCAATACGGGAATCGGTCTTGCTATGGTCGCTGCAGCAAAAGGATATAAGTCGGTTATCGTTATGCCTGAAACGATGAGCTTGGAGCGCCGCAATCTGCTTCGTGCTTATGGAGCTGAGCTGGTGCTGACACCAGGAGCGGAGGGCATGAACGGCGCAGTTAAAAAAGCCGAGGAGATCGTAAGCGAGAACCCTGGTTACTTTATGGCAGAGCAGTTCAAGAATCCGGCTAACGTAAAAATCCACCGTGAAACTACAGGTCCGGAAATCGTAGAAGCCATCGAATCCATTGGCGGCACGCTGGACGCATTTGTTGCCGGCATCGGCACCGGCGGTACGATCTCGGGCGCGGGTGAAGTACTGAAGCAGAGCTTCCCGAATGTGAAAATTGTAGCGGTAGAGCCTGCGGCTTCTCCGATTCTGTCCGGCGGCAAACCAGGGCCTCATAAAATTCAAGGTCTTGGCGCCAACTTTATTCCTGATATTCTGAATCGTGAGATTTATGATGAAATCATTCATGTTGAAAATGATGAAGCCTTCGACACGGCACGCCGCGTTGCGAAAGAAGAAGGAGTTCTTGCAGGCATCTCCTCCGGCGCTGCAGTATTTGCCGCACTTAAGGTAGCCAAAGAACTTGGAAAAGGCAAACGTGTCGTTGTGATTATTCCTAGTAATGGGGAACGTTACCTGAGCACGCCGCTGTACAATTTTGAAGGATAA
- a CDS encoding anthranilate synthase component I family protein: MLPFILEMELEKDESGLPASWSRAWEQASPYSFVLESGKDGRYTYLGLQPVSILKGKGEQGEITVLKAGSSTEHTAGSPLDVIRRWMEPFQAPKPQDDEEQSAGLPPFLGGCVGFLGYDVVRFLESLPVSAADNPDIPDYLWMRLEEIWIYDHTAHKLICAVHKPISAAGDLERIYEQAQEQARSMLTQWRSFTEQMQAELDEERIMRQRHMIDAQSQQDQGQWPGMKSAFPQDAFEQAVETIQNYIRQGDVFQVNLSLKQEQELNSDPERIYEWLRILNPSPYMGMLRSPGFSLVSASPELLVKRQGERISARPIAGTRRRGHTREEDIAMAEELLSSKKERAEHVMLVDLERNDIGKVAAYGTVRVPELMTVEHYSHVMHLVSQVEGQLASGKGAFDVIAALFPGGTITGAPKVRTMEIIEELEPIRRGPYTGSMGWIDYNGNLELNIIIRTLVVSDGIGMIQTGAGVVIDSEPYREYRECHNKAKAIVKAVLLSEQEAAADMTRQEKGMRV; encoded by the coding sequence ATGCTGCCATTCATACTTGAAATGGAGCTGGAGAAGGATGAGTCAGGCCTCCCCGCTTCTTGGTCTCGTGCCTGGGAGCAAGCATCCCCGTATTCTTTTGTCCTCGAGAGCGGCAAGGATGGACGGTACACATATCTGGGTCTTCAGCCTGTATCTATTCTTAAGGGAAAGGGAGAACAGGGTGAGATTACCGTTTTGAAGGCTGGCAGCAGCACTGAACATACGGCAGGATCGCCTCTGGATGTTATCAGGCGTTGGATGGAGCCCTTTCAGGCTCCCAAGCCTCAGGATGATGAGGAGCAATCAGCGGGACTGCCTCCGTTTCTCGGAGGTTGTGTCGGGTTTTTAGGATATGATGTGGTTCGTTTCCTGGAATCTCTGCCTGTGAGTGCAGCGGACAATCCGGATATACCCGATTATCTCTGGATGCGGCTTGAAGAGATATGGATCTACGATCATACAGCACATAAGCTGATTTGTGCAGTTCATAAGCCAATATCGGCAGCTGGCGATCTGGAGCGCATATATGAACAAGCACAGGAACAGGCACGGTCAATGCTGACGCAGTGGCGCTCTTTTACGGAACAAATGCAGGCAGAGCTGGATGAAGAGCGGATTATGCGGCAAAGGCATATGATAGATGCACAGTCGCAGCAGGACCAAGGACAGTGGCCTGGCATGAAAAGCGCTTTTCCTCAGGATGCTTTCGAGCAGGCAGTAGAGACGATACAGAACTATATCCGGCAGGGCGATGTGTTTCAGGTTAATTTGTCGCTCAAGCAGGAACAAGAGCTGAATTCAGATCCGGAGCGGATTTATGAATGGCTGCGGATTTTAAATCCATCGCCGTATATGGGAATGCTCCGCTCGCCGGGCTTCAGTCTTGTGAGCGCATCACCTGAGCTTCTGGTCAAGCGCCAGGGAGAGCGGATCAGCGCTCGTCCAATTGCTGGCACCCGCCGCCGCGGGCATACGCGGGAAGAGGATATCGCGATGGCGGAAGAACTGCTCAGCAGCAAGAAGGAACGCGCGGAGCATGTCATGCTCGTTGATCTGGAGCGCAATGACATCGGCAAGGTGGCAGCTTACGGCACGGTAAGGGTACCGGAGCTAATGACCGTCGAGCACTACTCCCATGTCATGCATCTTGTGTCACAGGTGGAAGGACAGCTGGCTTCCGGTAAAGGTGCATTTGATGTCATCGCTGCCTTGTTCCCTGGAGGGACAATAACGGGAGCACCTAAAGTCCGGACGATGGAAATTATTGAGGAGCTGGAGCCGATAAGACGGGGACCTTACACGGGCTCCATGGGCTGGATTGACTACAACGGAAATTTGGAATTAAATATTATCATAAGAACACTGGTTGTATCGGATGGAATCGGCATGATTCAGACCGGCGCTGGAGTCGTCATTGACTCCGAGCCGTATCGTGAGTATCGTGAATGCCATAATAAAGCCAAAGCCATCGTCAAGGCAGTCCTTTTAAGTGAACAGGAAGCAGCTGCTGACATGACCCGGCAGGAAAAGGGGATGAGAGTATGA
- the pabA gene encoding aminodeoxychorismate/anthranilate synthase component II — translation MILVIDNYDSFTYNLVQYLGELGEEVKVIRNDEIDIQGIEALAPDHILISPGPCTPNEAGISLETIAHFKGKIPIFGVCLGHQAIGQAFGGQVVRAERLMHGKTSPILHHGTSIFEGLPSPFTATRYHSLLVERSTLPDCLEITAETEEGEIMGLRHKEYPVEGVQFHPESIITDYGHQMLRNFLKRTATTNA, via the coding sequence ATGATACTGGTGATCGATAATTATGACTCTTTTACGTATAACCTGGTTCAATATCTTGGTGAACTGGGAGAAGAAGTGAAGGTAATCCGCAATGATGAAATAGATATCCAGGGTATTGAAGCGCTCGCTCCGGATCATATTCTGATATCGCCGGGCCCGTGCACTCCGAATGAAGCGGGAATCAGTCTGGAGACCATTGCACATTTTAAAGGGAAAATCCCGATTTTCGGCGTCTGCCTTGGACATCAGGCCATCGGACAGGCATTTGGCGGACAGGTTGTCCGTGCTGAGCGGTTGATGCACGGCAAGACTTCACCGATTTTGCATCACGGAACCTCCATATTTGAGGGCCTGCCATCCCCGTTCACGGCGACTCGGTACCATTCCTTGCTTGTGGAACGCAGCACACTGCCTGATTGCCTGGAAATTACAGCTGAGACGGAAGAGGGCGAAATTATGGGACTGCGTCACAAGGAATATCCTGTAGAGGGTGTACAGTTTCATCCGGAGTCGATTATTACCGATTACGGACACCAGATGCTCCGCAACTTTCTGAAGCGGACAGCAACGACTAACGCATGA
- a CDS encoding aminotransferase class IV: MKWILLNGKCIDASAAVVSVMDHGFLYGMGLFETFRTYGGKPFLLERHLDRLAQGCETLGIGTDTLPDPFLLRQSISELMKANGLEEAYIRYTVSAGEDVLGLPTGKYTRPSQVLMAKPLPETPDELYTQGKALKLLNIRRNSPEGSVRLKSLHYMNNILAKRELSSYPEAVQLHAEGLMLSTDGYLSEGIVSNLFFVKNNQLYTPDTACGLLPGITRGLVLEMAAAEGLSCEEGFYTWEDAASADEIWLTTSIQELVPVTTLINGSGALSIISGGRVGPVTSRLLRLYRQQTGGYHENDNL, translated from the coding sequence ATGAAGTGGATTCTGCTGAACGGTAAATGTATCGATGCTTCTGCTGCCGTGGTTTCCGTTATGGATCACGGCTTTTTATACGGTATGGGATTATTTGAGACCTTCCGTACCTACGGAGGCAAGCCATTTTTGCTGGAGAGGCATTTGGACCGACTGGCTCAAGGCTGCGAAACACTGGGAATCGGGACCGATACCCTGCCTGATCCCTTTCTGCTGCGGCAATCTATCAGCGAATTAATGAAGGCGAACGGTCTGGAGGAGGCGTATATCCGCTATACCGTCAGCGCGGGTGAAGATGTGCTGGGTTTACCAACAGGAAAATACACCCGCCCGAGTCAAGTACTCATGGCCAAACCTCTGCCGGAAACTCCTGATGAGCTGTACACCCAGGGGAAGGCACTGAAGCTGCTCAACATCAGGCGCAATTCCCCGGAAGGCTCTGTGAGGCTGAAGTCGCTGCATTATATGAATAATATTTTGGCGAAAAGAGAGCTCTCCTCTTATCCTGAAGCTGTACAACTTCATGCCGAGGGTCTGATGCTGAGTACGGATGGATATCTCTCGGAAGGAATTGTGAGCAATCTTTTCTTCGTTAAAAATAATCAACTATATACGCCGGATACAGCCTGTGGGCTATTGCCCGGCATTACGCGCGGCCTGGTGCTGGAGATGGCAGCTGCTGAAGGCCTGAGCTGTGAGGAAGGGTTTTATACATGGGAGGATGCGGCCTCGGCCGATGAAATATGGCTGACCACCTCGATTCAGGAGCTGGTGCCTGTCACCACGCTCATCAACGGTTCGGGTGCATTGTCTATAATTAGCGGCGGTCGTGTCGGGCCTGTCACAAGCAGGCTGCTTCGGCTGTATCGGCAGCAAACGGGAGGCTATCATGAAAACGACAATTTATGA
- the folP gene encoding dihydropteroate synthase, whose translation MKTTIYERTYTMGEAVLELGASTKIMGILNVTPDSFSDGGRYVDPEQAVHHALQMVQEGADLIDIGGESTRPGFEPVSAEEELRRVIPVVEALHRAAPHIPISVDTYKAEVARKAIEAGAHIMNDIWGGKKDPDMLNAAAELGCPIILMHNRKDMNYSDFATDVVRDLEESVELALKAGVDEKQIILDPGIGFAKNGPENLQIMTQLDRLVDIGYPVLLATSRKKFIRTVMDLPVNDIVEGTAATVAFGIAQGCQIVRVHDVKQIKRTVMMCDAMLYASMDTRRIGS comes from the coding sequence ATGAAAACGACAATTTATGAACGAACCTATACCATGGGTGAGGCGGTGCTTGAGCTTGGAGCATCCACGAAAATCATGGGAATCTTAAATGTAACGCCTGATTCCTTTTCGGATGGCGGCCGGTATGTTGATCCTGAACAAGCAGTACATCACGCGCTGCAGATGGTTCAGGAAGGGGCGGATCTGATCGATATCGGAGGCGAATCGACACGGCCCGGATTTGAGCCTGTCTCTGCGGAGGAGGAGCTGCGCCGCGTCATTCCTGTTGTTGAGGCTCTTCACCGCGCGGCTCCCCATATTCCGATTTCGGTTGATACCTATAAGGCTGAGGTTGCCCGTAAAGCAATAGAAGCTGGAGCCCATATCATGAATGATATCTGGGGAGGCAAAAAAGATCCGGATATGCTGAATGCGGCGGCTGAGCTCGGCTGCCCGATTATTTTAATGCATAACAGGAAAGATATGAACTATAGTGATTTTGCCACTGACGTTGTGCGGGATCTGGAGGAAAGTGTCGAACTTGCGCTGAAGGCCGGTGTGGATGAAAAGCAGATTATTTTAGACCCGGGTATCGGATTCGCCAAGAACGGACCGGAAAATCTGCAAATTATGACCCAGCTTGACCGGCTGGTGGATATCGGGTATCCGGTGCTGCTCGCGACTTCGCGCAAAAAGTTTATCCGGACAGTCATGGACCTGCCAGTAAACGACATTGTCGAAGGAACGGCTGCTACCGTTGCATTCGGTATTGCCCAAGGCTGCCAAATTGTACGAGTGCATGACGTGAAACAAATCAAACGGACCGTGATGATGTGCGACGCTATGTTGTATGCATCAATGGACACCAGACGGATCGGCTCTTAA
- the folB gene encoding dihydroneopterin aldolase, whose protein sequence is MDKMKMHRMEYYGYHGVFEEERKLGQRFYIDLELELDLRAAGENDDLTQTVNYAEVHEVVKKVVETESFRLIEALAERIASSVLDTYTSIDALTVKVTKPHPPFDIHFQGVTVELHRTRK, encoded by the coding sequence ATGGATAAAATGAAAATGCATCGCATGGAATATTACGGGTATCATGGCGTTTTTGAAGAGGAGCGTAAGCTGGGCCAACGCTTTTATATTGATCTGGAGCTTGAGCTGGATTTGCGGGCCGCCGGGGAAAATGACGATCTGACTCAAACGGTAAATTATGCCGAAGTTCATGAAGTTGTGAAAAAAGTCGTTGAAACCGAGTCTTTCCGCCTGATCGAAGCATTGGCCGAACGTATTGCATCCTCGGTACTGGACACTTATACTAGTATCGATGCATTGACGGTCAAAGTGACCAAACCGCACCCTCCCTTTGACATCCATTTTCAGGGCGTCACTGTGGAGCTTCACAGAACAAGGAAGTGA
- the folK gene encoding 2-amino-4-hydroxy-6-hydroxymethyldihydropteridine diphosphokinase: protein MNAHSTSDSSEAYIALGANLGDREDTLMEALRRLDETPDITVLHCSNIYETEPVGYVDQPLFLNMAVRVRTSLNPYGLLHVMQQIEKELGRVRHIRWGPRTVDLDLIWMEGQKENTEELILPHPRMEERMFVLAPLKDIVPADESSGLRTVVMAAVERLDGKEGLQLWKTCSWRSVSAPSGN, encoded by the coding sequence ATGAATGCACATTCCACCTCTGACTCATCAGAGGCTTATATTGCTTTAGGGGCCAATTTGGGTGACCGTGAAGATACACTGATGGAGGCGCTGCGTCGCCTCGATGAAACTCCCGATATCACCGTGCTCCACTGCTCCAATATCTATGAAACGGAGCCGGTTGGTTATGTAGACCAGCCTTTGTTTCTGAATATGGCTGTACGGGTCCGCACAAGTCTGAATCCATATGGATTGCTGCATGTGATGCAGCAGATCGAGAAAGAGCTCGGAAGAGTCCGCCATATTCGTTGGGGTCCGAGAACCGTCGATTTGGATCTGATCTGGATGGAAGGGCAGAAGGAGAACACGGAAGAATTGATTCTGCCTCATCCCCGTATGGAGGAGCGTATGTTTGTACTTGCCCCGCTGAAGGACATTGTGCCTGCGGATGAATCCTCCGGTTTGCGGACTGTAGTCATGGCAGCAGTGGAAAGACTGGATGGAAAGGAAGGTTTGCAGCTTTGGAAAACTTGCAGCTGGCGCAGCGTATCCGCGCCTTCCGGAAACTAA
- a CDS encoding helix-turn-helix domain-containing protein — protein sequence MENLQLAQRIRAFRKLKGFTQQELASGCGISLAVLGAIERGNRRADEQTLTRIAEVLDISLQELTNQ from the coding sequence TTGGAAAACTTGCAGCTGGCGCAGCGTATCCGCGCCTTCCGGAAACTAAAGGGATTTACACAACAGGAGCTGGCATCCGGGTGCGGCATTTCGCTGGCGGTGCTCGGTGCTATAGAACGCGGAAACCGGCGCGCTGATGAACAGACGTTGACGAGAATTGCCGAGGTTTTGGACATTTCGCTCCAGGAACTCACCAATCAATAG
- the dusB gene encoding tRNA dihydrouridine synthase DusB encodes MLKIGNIEMKNQVVLAPMAGVCNPAFRLIAKEFGTGLVCAEMVSGKAILHGNQRTREMLFVDEREKPLSLQIFGGDRESLVEAAKVVDTQTNADIIDINMGCPAPKVTKIDAGARWLLDSNKIYEMVAAVVDAVDKPVTVKMRTGWDHDHIYAVENARAVERAGGQAVSVHGRTREQLYTGHADWDIIKQVKESVSIPVIGNGDVVTPEDARRMLDQTGVDGVMIGRGALGNPWMLYRTIEYLKTGKLLSEPPAEEKIRIAILHMDRLIALRGESVAVREMRKHLAWYLRGLKGSNRIKDEIMEGTKRDEMVRILEDFVASLNERAALEADMAEEAVVSQ; translated from the coding sequence ATGCTGAAGATTGGCAATATTGAAATGAAGAACCAGGTCGTTCTGGCTCCGATGGCGGGAGTATGCAACCCGGCATTCCGGCTCATAGCCAAGGAATTCGGAACCGGATTGGTTTGCGCCGAGATGGTCAGCGGAAAGGCTATCCTACATGGCAATCAACGCACGCGGGAAATGCTTTTTGTCGACGAACGGGAAAAACCGCTCAGCCTGCAGATTTTTGGCGGGGACCGTGAATCGCTTGTGGAAGCTGCGAAAGTCGTTGACACGCAGACGAACGCCGACATTATTGATATCAATATGGGCTGCCCTGCACCAAAGGTGACCAAAATTGATGCCGGCGCCCGCTGGCTGCTGGATTCGAACAAAATTTATGAGATGGTTGCTGCAGTGGTGGATGCCGTTGATAAGCCTGTGACGGTTAAAATGCGCACCGGTTGGGACCACGATCATATTTATGCGGTTGAGAACGCACGTGCAGTCGAACGCGCAGGAGGCCAGGCGGTAAGTGTCCACGGCCGTACACGCGAGCAGCTGTATACCGGTCACGCCGATTGGGATATTATAAAGCAGGTTAAAGAGTCGGTATCGATTCCTGTCATCGGGAACGGGGACGTGGTGACACCGGAGGATGCCCGCCGGATGCTGGACCAAACAGGTGTGGACGGAGTTATGATCGGACGTGGAGCGCTTGGCAATCCTTGGATGCTGTATCGTACGATTGAGTATCTGAAGACTGGAAAGCTCCTGTCTGAACCACCTGCGGAAGAGAAGATCCGCATAGCTATTTTGCATATGGATCGGCTTATTGCCTTAAGAGGGGAATCGGTTGCCGTTCGCGAAATGCGCAAGCATTTGGCATGGTATCTGAGAGGACTGAAGGGCTCTAACCGTATCAAAGATGAGATAATGGAAGGAACAAAGCGGGATGAAATGGTCAGAATCCTGGAGGATTTTGTAGCCAGTCTGAACGAACGGGCAGCGCTGGAAGCAGATATGGCGGAAGAAGCAGTCGTCTCCCAATAA
- the greA gene encoding transcription elongation factor GreA, translating into MSDKEVILTQDGLKKLEDELENLKSVKRREVAERIKVAIGYGDISENSEYEDAKNEQAFIEGRIITLEKLLRNARIINSDEINTDVVGVGATVIVQDLEFGDTMEYTIVGTAESDPLNNKISNESPVGKAILGKQKNTTVDVNVPAGVVQYKIIDIKK; encoded by the coding sequence ATGAGCGATAAAGAAGTCATTCTAACACAGGACGGACTCAAAAAGCTGGAAGACGAACTCGAGAACCTGAAATCAGTCAAACGGCGCGAGGTGGCAGAACGTATCAAAGTGGCCATTGGCTACGGGGATATCAGTGAAAACTCGGAGTACGAAGATGCCAAAAATGAGCAGGCTTTTATTGAGGGACGCATCATCACACTTGAAAAATTGCTTCGCAATGCCCGGATTATCAACAGCGACGAAATCAATACTGATGTTGTCGGAGTCGGTGCTACGGTAATCGTGCAGGATCTGGAGTTCGGTGATACGATGGAATACACGATTGTGGGTACGGCTGAATCCGATCCCCTTAACAATAAAATCTCGAACGAAAGTCCGGTGGGTAAAGCCATTTTGGGCAAGCAAAAAAACACCACAGTGGACGTTAACGTTCCTGCGGGCGTGGTTCAATACAAGATCATCGATATCAAAAAATAA